Proteins encoded by one window of Kribbella italica:
- a CDS encoding ABC transporter substrate-binding protein — MNIRTVRGRGTAVAVLTALSLGLAACSGGGSDTAAQKPLPTVTGNPAVTINVFAPQGPETDLSRNEFSQRIGKQFNITFKWQTTTYDAGPAREKRQISLASGDYPDLYLLVPWVDQFSQADLLKLSKQGVVLPLNQLIDQYAPNIKKALDTNPTYKAMATAPDGNVYGLPQWNDCYHCSYQAKLWMNSAWLKKLGLQQPKTTEDMVKVLRAFKTQDPNGNGKADEIPLSADARDILIPYFMNAFLYNPQGTNGNTNSTLVLNDGKVDTQANKDGWKRGLAYLRSLYGEGLIDKGAFTQNADALKRQGDSAGPVILGSSTVGHPGIFVAIGAADGRDKQYDAVPPLTGPDGANFAGYSFPSAPGATFVLTNKASPEVQIQAIKMLDYIYSTEGQINGMFGTEGKTWTPPKAGDVALEKTAKPLYKQVKLKPGSPPTNAGWGPLAQYNNTIDFRNSEIIATDVYSQDGYERRLLEETKKYDGHEDKAQIYPYWKVWIPPELGSEVATLQTNIENYTQQNALQFITGSKDIDKDWDAYVKGLESLGLKRYLEIQQTAYDKAPK, encoded by the coding sequence ATGAACATCCGTACTGTCAGAGGCCGCGGTACGGCGGTCGCCGTCCTGACCGCGCTGTCACTGGGGCTGGCCGCGTGCAGCGGTGGCGGCAGTGACACCGCGGCGCAGAAGCCCTTGCCCACCGTCACCGGCAATCCGGCGGTGACGATCAACGTCTTCGCACCCCAGGGCCCCGAGACCGATCTCAGCCGCAACGAGTTCTCCCAGCGGATCGGCAAGCAGTTCAACATCACCTTCAAGTGGCAGACCACCACGTACGACGCGGGGCCGGCCCGCGAGAAGCGGCAGATCTCGCTGGCCAGCGGCGACTACCCCGACCTCTACCTACTCGTCCCGTGGGTGGACCAGTTCAGCCAGGCCGACCTGCTCAAGCTGTCCAAGCAGGGCGTCGTCCTGCCGCTCAACCAGCTGATCGACCAGTACGCGCCGAACATCAAGAAGGCGCTGGACACCAACCCGACGTACAAGGCGATGGCCACCGCGCCCGACGGCAACGTGTACGGCCTGCCGCAGTGGAACGACTGCTACCACTGCTCGTACCAGGCCAAGCTGTGGATGAACAGCGCCTGGCTGAAGAAGCTGGGGCTGCAGCAGCCGAAGACCACCGAGGACATGGTCAAGGTGCTGCGCGCGTTCAAGACCCAGGATCCCAACGGCAACGGCAAGGCCGACGAGATCCCGCTCAGCGCCGACGCCCGCGACATCCTGATCCCGTACTTCATGAACGCCTTCCTCTACAACCCGCAGGGCACCAACGGCAACACCAACTCGACCCTGGTGCTCAACGACGGCAAGGTCGACACCCAGGCGAACAAGGACGGCTGGAAGAGAGGGCTGGCCTACCTGCGCTCGCTGTACGGCGAAGGCCTGATCGACAAGGGCGCTTTCACCCAGAACGCGGACGCGCTGAAGCGGCAGGGGGACAGTGCCGGACCGGTGATCCTCGGCTCCTCGACGGTCGGCCACCCCGGGATCTTCGTGGCGATCGGTGCGGCCGACGGCCGGGACAAGCAGTACGACGCGGTGCCTCCGCTGACCGGTCCGGACGGCGCGAACTTCGCCGGCTACAGCTTCCCCAGCGCGCCGGGCGCCACCTTCGTGCTGACGAACAAGGCGAGCCCCGAGGTACAGATCCAGGCGATCAAGATGCTGGACTACATCTACTCCACCGAAGGCCAGATCAACGGCATGTTCGGCACGGAGGGCAAGACGTGGACACCTCCCAAGGCCGGGGACGTCGCGCTGGAGAAGACGGCCAAGCCGCTGTACAAGCAGGTCAAGCTCAAGCCCGGTTCGCCGCCCACCAACGCCGGCTGGGGTCCGCTCGCGCAGTACAACAACACCATCGACTTCCGCAACTCCGAGATCATCGCCACCGACGTCTACTCCCAGGACGGGTACGAACGCCGGCTGCTCGAGGAGACCAAGAAGTACGACGGTCACGAGGACAAGGCGCAGATCTACCCGTACTGGAAGGTCTGGATCCCGCCGGAGCTCGGCAGCGAGGTGGCGACCCTGCAGACGAACATCGAGAACTACACCCAGCAGAACGCGCTGCAGTTCATCACCGGCTCCAAGGACATCGACAAGGACTGGGACGCCTACGTGAAGGGCCTGGAGAGCCTGGGACTCAAGCGCTACCTGGAGATCCAGCAGACGGCGTACGACAAAGCACCGAAGTGA
- a CDS encoding family 43 glycosylhydrolase codes for MIEGSATLRSGGQWGDQGDGHYVNPILPADLSDFDCIRVGDDYYGITSTFGYSPGMAVLHSTDLVTWRVIGHAVDDLTRVGPELNWDRMNRYGRGVWAGAIRHHAGRFWVYFNTPDEGFFMTTAADPAGPWEPVHALWRVAGWNDVCPFWDDDGRAYLVATNFAADYRTHLFVLSADGRSLRSDRLIHQSPGGEASKLYKIDGYYYHLYSEVKPEGRVVMMNRGTDLYGPYETRQLQHVDASVDREPNQGGLVIGPDGAWYWVTHHGTGGHWEGRTLSLLPVTWVDGWPVLGQVGPDGIGTMVWRGAVPSGREHQQTELPQIVTGDDFAAPRLRPEWEWHYQPRADRWSLTDRPGSLRLYAFPPLELHDLLKVGNTLTQRAVRVPGSTVTARLALGGLTDGQYAGLCHFAATSAGLAAHRAGGVTVLTLNQNGHLETGSVIAQEEVWLRSRWDLDGVSQFSFSLDGSTFTDFGPSYQLTWGGYRGDRIGLYAYNAEDSGHVDVLSFDYTTTREL; via the coding sequence GTGATCGAAGGCTCCGCAACGCTGAGGTCCGGCGGGCAGTGGGGTGACCAGGGCGACGGTCACTACGTCAACCCGATCCTGCCCGCCGACCTCAGCGACTTCGACTGCATCCGGGTCGGCGACGACTACTACGGCATCACCAGCACGTTCGGCTACTCCCCCGGGATGGCGGTCCTGCACTCGACCGACCTGGTGACCTGGAGGGTGATCGGGCATGCCGTCGACGACCTGACCCGGGTCGGTCCCGAGCTGAACTGGGACCGGATGAACCGGTACGGGCGCGGCGTGTGGGCGGGCGCCATCCGCCACCACGCCGGCCGGTTCTGGGTGTACTTCAACACCCCGGACGAGGGCTTCTTCATGACCACGGCAGCGGACCCGGCCGGGCCGTGGGAACCCGTCCACGCACTGTGGCGGGTGGCCGGCTGGAACGACGTGTGCCCCTTCTGGGACGACGATGGCCGTGCGTACCTGGTCGCGACGAACTTCGCCGCGGACTACCGGACCCACCTGTTCGTACTGAGCGCTGACGGCCGGTCGCTGAGGTCGGACCGCCTCATTCACCAGTCGCCTGGTGGTGAAGCGAGTAAGCTCTACAAGATCGACGGGTACTACTACCACCTCTACAGCGAGGTGAAGCCCGAAGGCCGGGTCGTGATGATGAACCGGGGCACCGACCTCTACGGCCCGTACGAGACGCGGCAGTTGCAGCACGTCGACGCGTCCGTCGATCGCGAACCCAACCAAGGCGGCTTGGTGATCGGACCGGACGGCGCCTGGTACTGGGTGACCCACCACGGCACCGGTGGACACTGGGAAGGGCGGACGCTCTCGCTGCTTCCCGTGACCTGGGTGGACGGATGGCCAGTGCTCGGACAGGTCGGGCCCGACGGCATCGGCACGATGGTCTGGCGCGGTGCCGTGCCGTCCGGTCGCGAACACCAGCAGACCGAGCTGCCGCAGATCGTCACCGGCGACGACTTCGCCGCGCCGCGGCTCCGACCCGAGTGGGAGTGGCACTACCAACCACGCGCGGACCGATGGTCGCTGACCGATCGGCCGGGATCCCTCCGCCTCTACGCTTTCCCACCCCTGGAGCTGCACGACCTCTTGAAGGTCGGGAACACACTGACCCAACGAGCGGTCCGCGTACCGGGCAGCACGGTGACGGCACGGCTCGCACTGGGCGGGTTGACCGACGGCCAGTACGCCGGGTTGTGCCACTTCGCCGCCACGTCCGCCGGTCTGGCGGCACACCGGGCCGGCGGCGTCACGGTGCTCACGCTCAACCAGAACGGGCACCTCGAAACCGGATCGGTCATCGCCCAGGAGGAGGTCTGGCTGCGGTCCCGGTGGGACCTCGACGGAGTCAGCCAGTTCTCGTTCAGCCTCGACGGCAGCACCTTCACCGACTTCGGCCCGTCGTACCAGTTGACCTGGGGTGGCTACCGGGGTGACCGGATCGGGCTCTACGCCTACAACGCCGAGGACTCCGGACACGTGGATGTCCTCTCCTTCGACTACACGACCACGCGGGAGCTGTGA
- a CDS encoding glycoside hydrolase family 36 protein, which translates to MTLAWQTPNFTLTFAVDDGPVRLAGWRPATGSEVALGTDQPLVEISAIGHGRSPGTVRHVGTQIGHRLRYVGAEPTDTSLRIEQYDETTGLRVISCFAAGAGLRAWTEVKLSAPGRLELDFVSSLAVGLPSLDATLVAADNDWMAENRWNRRPLRSRLADIRSDTYRPLAKHRLAITNAGSWSTGEVLPVGVLVAGDHALGWQIEHNGPWHYELGETRSGGYLLLSGPTDQEHAWTATVTPTQTFTTVPVSLVAAPDEASAFVALTAQRRAIRLRRPVDDRLPVVFNDYMNTLMGDPTTAKLFPLIDAAADAGADYFCIDAGWYAEGDWWSTVGAWQPSPSRFPDGLGEVVGRIKQRGMVPGLWLEPEVVGVDSPLAAELPDGAFLTRRGVRVAEHGRYLLDLRSDAARAHLNSTVDRLIEQFGIGFFKLDNNTMTGPGTDKSGTSLGQGLLEHNRAHLRWLDEVQARHPELLLENCASGAMRMDYALLSRLHLQSTSDQQDHLLYAPIAAAAPASILPEQAGNWAYPQTGTSTEELVFSLVNGILGRLYLSGHLDRFTAEELDLVKAAVTAHREILPRLDQLEPFWPLGLPGWSDDWIMLGLRDRTTAYLSIWHRGQGPASIRIPWSGSTPAVLFPSTSQGWTFTKQSEELLVETAVSEPSARVLTWQD; encoded by the coding sequence ATGACCCTGGCCTGGCAGACACCGAACTTCACCCTGACCTTCGCCGTCGACGACGGACCGGTCCGCCTGGCCGGCTGGCGACCGGCGACGGGCTCAGAGGTTGCTCTCGGCACCGACCAGCCGCTGGTCGAGATCTCCGCGATCGGTCACGGCCGGTCCCCCGGCACCGTGCGGCACGTCGGGACCCAGATCGGTCATCGGCTCAGGTACGTCGGTGCGGAGCCGACCGACACCTCGCTGCGGATCGAGCAGTACGACGAGACCACCGGTCTCCGAGTGATCAGCTGCTTCGCGGCCGGCGCCGGTCTCCGCGCGTGGACCGAAGTGAAGCTCTCCGCGCCGGGCCGGCTGGAACTGGACTTCGTCTCGTCCCTGGCGGTCGGCCTCCCCTCGCTGGATGCCACTCTTGTTGCTGCCGACAACGACTGGATGGCGGAGAACCGGTGGAACCGGCGCCCGCTGCGGAGCCGGTTGGCCGACATCCGCAGCGACACGTACCGGCCGCTGGCCAAGCACCGCCTGGCGATCACCAACGCCGGCTCCTGGTCGACCGGTGAGGTGCTCCCGGTCGGCGTCCTCGTCGCCGGGGATCATGCACTCGGCTGGCAGATCGAGCACAACGGTCCGTGGCACTACGAACTCGGCGAGACCCGCAGCGGTGGCTACCTGCTGCTCAGCGGACCGACGGACCAGGAACACGCTTGGACAGCGACCGTAACGCCGACCCAGACCTTCACCACCGTGCCGGTTTCACTCGTGGCAGCGCCGGACGAAGCGAGCGCGTTCGTGGCGCTGACCGCCCAGCGCCGCGCGATCCGGCTCCGCCGGCCGGTCGACGACCGGCTGCCTGTCGTCTTCAACGACTACATGAACACGCTGATGGGCGATCCGACGACCGCCAAGCTTTTCCCCCTGATCGATGCCGCGGCGGACGCCGGCGCCGACTACTTCTGCATCGACGCCGGCTGGTACGCCGAGGGCGACTGGTGGAGCACGGTCGGCGCCTGGCAGCCGTCGCCCAGCCGCTTCCCCGACGGCCTGGGCGAAGTCGTCGGCCGGATCAAGCAGCGTGGCATGGTCCCGGGCCTGTGGCTGGAACCGGAGGTCGTCGGCGTTGACTCCCCACTGGCGGCAGAGCTGCCGGACGGTGCCTTCCTCACTCGGCGGGGAGTACGCGTCGCCGAGCACGGCCGCTACCTGCTGGACCTGCGCAGTGATGCCGCTCGTGCCCACCTGAACTCGACCGTCGACCGGCTGATCGAGCAGTTCGGGATCGGCTTCTTCAAGCTGGACAACAACACGATGACCGGTCCGGGCACCGACAAGTCCGGTACGTCGCTCGGGCAGGGCCTGCTGGAGCACAACCGGGCCCACCTGCGCTGGCTGGACGAAGTCCAGGCCCGCCATCCCGAACTGCTGCTGGAGAACTGCGCGTCGGGCGCGATGCGGATGGACTACGCGTTGCTGTCACGCCTGCATCTGCAGTCCACCTCGGACCAGCAGGATCACCTGCTCTACGCCCCGATCGCCGCCGCCGCACCGGCGTCGATCCTGCCCGAGCAAGCGGGCAACTGGGCCTACCCGCAGACGGGCACCAGCACGGAGGAGCTGGTGTTCAGCCTCGTCAACGGCATCCTCGGCCGGCTCTACCTGTCCGGCCATCTCGACCGGTTCACGGCCGAGGAGCTGGACCTGGTGAAGGCCGCGGTCACCGCGCACCGCGAGATCCTCCCGCGTCTCGACCAGCTCGAGCCGTTCTGGCCGCTCGGTCTGCCGGGCTGGTCCGACGACTGGATCATGCTCGGCCTGCGTGACCGCACCACGGCGTACCTCTCGATCTGGCACCGTGGACAGGGCCCGGCGTCGATCCGGATCCCGTGGTCCGGATCGACGCCGGCCGTTCTGTTCCCGAGCACGTCGCAGGGCTGGACCTTCACCAAGCAGAGTGAGGAACTACTGGTGGAGACAGCGGTCAGCGAACCGTCCGCCCGTGTCCTCACGTGGCAGGATTGA